The Capsicum annuum cultivar UCD-10X-F1 chromosome 1, UCD10Xv1.1, whole genome shotgun sequence sequence tttcattttgggattagaTATAACTATTAcagaactcatatggttatggtttggattatggtttggttggtattggttattggataggtataggatggttggactcatttggtTGGTCACGGatataaacctatcctagagtcttccaTTATGTAataattctatcttgttatatgtttgaaattcatcctaCTCAAGGTATGTGCTGGACGGTTGGGTTGGATATTGGGGATGATCCCCGGTCATTGTTGGAATTAGGATGCGTATTATGACTAGGCTCTAGTTCTAATCGTgtcaaaaaccctaaaaacaatgctcaaacaaaataggagaaaatagggtcagTGGCTACATGTGGCCAACACCTGCGGTCTAGGCATGAGAGCATGTTGTACCTCCATTCTGGCTTTGGAAGGTGGTACGGACTGCAGTACTGGATGGGAAATATTCCTGTAGTtaactcttgggattttggacttttggtaCCTACATTGTGTATCTACGGTCTGTAGGCCCTACCTGCGGTCCTTGGGTTAACATAGTAAGTTTTGGGAGTCAGTTTTTTAGCTCTTATTCaattctcgaacatgctttgattACGATCTAGCCAAAAAACATCCAAAACATCTAAAATCTctccaaaagtagccaaaaacattttttttagttttttcatcaACTTATCATCTGAAACATAGTTTCCTACAAACCATACCCAAAACAGATCATGTCTAATAAAAgagcctcagaaacttgcatatttttctcatttaagcatcgaaagtgttgtatttctatagcacatcaacacacACCGagtaagttctagacatcaaataCAACAAGGAATACCCAAAACCTCACTttacacatggcacatgctcaattctagtaggatcatcatagactctaaaccaagtaatagcataaattcaacattaagccaataacacaattgagtcataaactagagcctaCGAGTCTTATAACAAGTCATTCACACAATCAATATGCCCTTTACATACAAAACAGCTTGCATCTGCAATCATACATAGAACCAACAAGAAAATCTCACTTAcctaaacataaaaatttaaaagtttactCCTAAAAGTAAAAAAAGGATACTTTTACTCCTAAGAATAAAAGGTATATTGGGTTCAAGAGGCGTCCCcatagaaaagaacaaaaaagaacgACCACAGGGTGAGTGAAGTATGCACCTAGACTGACCCAactaactaaaatataaaaagaaaaaatctttttgtaatttttttcaaatttaagcaaaaaCCATAGAAACACTAAGAACTACGATCCTACAACataatttcacccaaaacatgGAAATATCCCTACAACACACTTAAAACTTACTTTGCACCCAAAGTAAAATCAAAAGTAAGGATAgaaaatactccttgaggcctctaggcgtagctagtagcatatttgaACATCAAGAGGGTTTGGGGACCCCATAATTAATATTCTTCATGTTCCTTAGCTTTGATTTCcaatactcagacttcccatcaacctgtgacacaagaaaaacacaaattaTCTAAACTCagaactaaaatactgaaaataaaatacctaccttaacttgggttgcctcctaagcagcgcctaatttagtgttgtaGCACAACCCAACATCATTACTTAGTCGAATTCCTTTATCCTCTTCCTCTTATTTGGAGGCCATTTTCTTATTCTCTTTTACCCTCTTGAGTACGATCTCTCAAGgtcaaaatttttttaaattttatcttttttaggCTAATTAATCCTCATCAACTAAGGATTAGTTGGTGTTTCAGAAAACTCAAtgagaatttttaaaaaagtctTTGGTGGTTCACTTTCTACCACCTCACACTTATCCACTTCTATCACTAtaatcatacacaaatctttaaATGGGTCTATGTATTGAGCGGCTTATATAGTCTGAAATCTATATCTTCATCATCCAAGCTCATTTTGAGTGTTTTCTCTCTCACATCTATTAGTGAACCTCTCTTCACTAAGAATGGATGTCCCAAGATAATTAACACCTTGTCATCTACattataattcaaaataataaagtttgtaggaataataaacttactgaCCTTGATGAGCacatcctcaatgattccttCCAAATGGACTATTTTTCGGTCATCCATTTGGAGTAGCACAGAGCATGGTCTCAGCTTCCCAACACCAAGAGTGTTTAACATTGATAAGAGCATCAAATTAATGCATTCCCCTAAATTGTACAGTGCATGGACCACTGGGCTGTCACCAATCTGAATAAGGAGAGTGAAACTCCCTGATTCCTTACACTTCATGGCAATCTTCTGCAATACCACTGAGTTGCACTCCATAATAAGTGTTATGGTATCAACATCCAGTTGCTTTACTTTTTTAGTCACCATGTCCTTCAAGTACATAGCGTACTCTGGTATTCCCTACAAACATCTAGAAGAGATGGTTAGTGTGAAGCTCTTTGAATGTGTCGAAGAACTTCTTGAAGAATGCATCCTCCTTTGATTTTTGGAACCATTATTTGAAAAGTGGTGGTAGTATTTCCTTCTCAACTACTTTTGTTTCTGGGTACTAAGACTTTCCTAGATTCTTAGAAACTTTGTTTGCAACCAGTTGATGCACAAGCTCTGCATTTAACTCTATACTTGCCTTTTGGAGGCATGTCATTCAACTCTCTACCACTCCTTATAGTGATTTCCATTTCATTTTTTGGAGGTTCATTATTACATGGCAAAGCACCTAGAGGCCTGGTATTTTATGCCTACTATAATTTCCCCAACCATTGCTCTAATTGCTTTTGAGCAACTTGCCGCTTTTTTATTTCAGCAACCATATGTTCTTGGTTAGCCAAAAGAAATTCCAAAGTATCTTCAATATTACTAACCTAAGAATTATGTTCCTACTGCTGAAACTGTTGCTACTGGTTGTCGACCTAAGGATACATTGGTTGAATCTGCCACTTTTGATTGTAGGCATTTGCATAAGTTAGCTTTTGAGAATGCCTACAAAGTGTATCAATTCTAGATTTGCACCACACAAGTATACAGAGTGGCCCATTGCCACAAATATCACACCAACCTAGGGTCTATTGTGTTGCATTCACTTGAGTTAGAGATTGATTCAGACCCAACCTGCAATATTATGTCATCATTTGATTTTGTAGAGCAGACAGTTGGGTAGCTAAGGCTATTTTTCACTAATCTTCTAGACACATCACCATGATAGTCAGGATTTCCTTGAGCTATACGATTCAACAAGATATATCTCATCATAAGTCTTCTTTAGTGCCTAACCACCCGCAgttgaatctagaaaaatctttgcATTATGGACAAAAGATTCTGTAAATGTGTAAACTAATAACTCATTGGACTACTGATGATGTGGACAGTCCTGAATAAGAGACTTGAGTCTCTCCCAATCATGATACAATTTTAATATGATCTCGACTTAAAGCTCAAAATCTCATTGCGCAATCTTGTAGTCTTTTCTGATGAAAAGAAATGAGTAAGGAACATCTAGGATAAGTCATCTCATGTTGTGATAAAAGCTACTAGCTtagcattcaaccactttttttctTCTCCCAAAAGTTAAAAGGGGAAGAGTGTTTTCCTTTCATAATACTTGACAAACCCGtcgggatgaatgtgtcactgatcttcAGAAAGTTTTGCAAGCgtacttgtggatcttcatgtgagaGCCCAGTAAATTGTCCACTATTGTACAGAAGTCGCACCATATTCTGCATTAATTCAAATCTACCTCCAATAATCGGTCTACAAATAGCAGAGATCACATTAGTTATGAGTGGGATTTCCACTTCACATACTATCTTCCGAGCTTTTGGATCCTCATCCGTGGGAGGAAAAATATCTTATTCCTCATGAATTTACAGGATATGGTACAGAAGGAATGCTTCCCTCCTTTAATGATTAAAACTTTTCTCAAGATTAGGGTCTGGCTCAACTAATTCCTGATCCTTTTCCATCTTACTAGATTGTTAACCAGTTGCCTACAAATTTAGAAACCAAGACCAATTGAAAAGAACCAATGAAATCAGGaagtaaaactaaactaataatGTTTCCTATTTACAAGTCCCTGGGTAATGCACCAAAAACTTACTGCACCTAAGTGCACACTCAAGTGTACGTTGTCCACCCAAGTAATATAATGGCCTCAAGAGAGctaagtatcaatcccacagggactaaGATTACTTGGTGGAAACGTAACAACAAAATTGTTTGAAAGTAAACTAAGAGTAAACTTAAAAATGCGGTAAATTAAAGGCTTGAATTATCAATGGAGAGAAAACTGGGATTAAGGCACTACGAACAATTATACTACGTTATAGAACATCACTGGTTAGGTTAGTTATCTTGGTGGTTGGTTTATGGGATCAATGATATGACTATTTCAGACCACTAATTAATTATCTAACTTATCCcccacaactatatcattgagcgggTATGCAAGAACTAATTCAACTTCTTTTGTATTCACCCTGTACTTAAACAAAATAAGACActtaagtatattcctatcctaagtgcaaatcataacatcattctatgaagattacaatcctattttTTTATCCCATGTTCTACTCTACCATTCATCCTTCCAAATTTATTATGAAGTTAtagcatgtattctaagggtcatgaaaccttatgattaaacaaacaaccaataatgataaacatCCATaactaaatcaattcaaaataatagtacttatgttcttggccttaaccacAAAAAAAGGTGTTTAGCCGATTATAAAGATTCAACTATAGTCACAATAACTGACTACAAGTTAAAATCcgttaaaaaataaagtaatagattaaaaaccctaattgaagtgttctCTTTCCTTCCTTCAAGTCCCAAGGTCGTTCGAGTtgtgaaacataacaactaagtgtcttatttatagtAGGAACGCAAGCATGCCACGCCAATATCGCGCCATATAGGCAGCATGACACGCCAAACACATGGAGGTACACTGGAATTTGACATCAAAAAAGTTTCCAAGGTCTTTTAACAGCCTAATCACGGAACCTAGGAAGCGTGGCACTCCAATAACATCAAAACGTCCAACTTCGATGAACATTGTccatagattttgtcctttaagTCCTAGCTTTATAGTGTTGTTTCCATGTGATTTCCATTTTTTAACATACCTTTATCATAATATAAACTTACCAAGATTCCTAAAACATCAAAAACCACACATTAGAgatcaaaaaaacatataattcAAGACGATGAAATACTAAATGCCATAGCTCATGCTAAGAGTACTAGCTTTTGTCCCTAGATTATTAACTTGGTTTTTTGACTCCAAATTCACTATGAACACACTTTGACCATCACATTTACATACCATAAAACTTGTATGCCTATTCATAACAATAATTACTCATTAAGCACAAAATAAGTTCCCCAAACTAAGCTAATTAAGCCCCGCTAACAACACTGATgtacataaatccacctcagatcatcaacccACATTTCAAGCCTTGTTCATTCTCAAACAACTCTTAactctaagaatcataatcaaAGAAGACTCCACACTGCTATAACAAGAAAGGCaatcaagctagtactacaatgactacacagaatgcaagttctTACACTAAGCATTTTATACAAGAACGAAAGCTCAAGAACAATACTTCAAAATATCCTAACcccaagaattgactcaccaattTGGAAAAATCATGAATATTACTCAATTATAGAGATCATACAATTCATTGAACTATTATCAAATATGTAccctcataacaagagagttaaCCATGCTCACTCACATAGATGCTATTATAACAATAACGAATATAAGAATCAatttacgctcactctcacaaggaattcacaagttacatatGATAAGGCTTTACCTTATTGTAGTacttcactaatatcagaatgttaggacttaggatcaaataggtctttatgggttataatgtaggctaagggatggtagGAACTACTCTGGCCAGTAATAATGACTATCTTTCCTATGCACTCTAATACATCACTTATACATTATGAATAACCTCTAACAACCAAACATTCTACCTTATCTACCTTCACACACATATTTTGTTTTGCTCCATCTCATTAAATTAATTTACATACACTTTGAGAGGGAAATTTATCTTTCACTACATTATTCAATTTTGACCAAACATCATTCTTTTTGTTGCATAACTTCCAACCTCAAAGCACATTAATTCTCAACACCAATTGCTATGTTTTGAGggtttcactttcacctttaCCCTACTTGTATTTAAACTCCTTAactcatttaatttttaaataatgtacTTAGGAGCTTtgaatcaaattaaggtcaaaaaAAGGAAGGTaaataggctacatatgaagcTACCAAAGAAAACATGCTAAAGGCTCAACGGTGTTGACTAAGATTATGTAAAAGTAAgcctatcaaagaaatgcctatatcatctcttaaacccacactctttattttgcttctctCATACACTATGCAAGCTCTATACATCAAATacaataaggaatacacaaaaCCTCACTTCAGATATGGTATGCGCTCAATTATAGTAGGATCACCATAGAATCTTAACCAAGTAATagaatgaattcaacattaaaCCAACAACACACTTgagtcataaactagagcctaAAAGTCTCAAAAGAAGTCATTCAAACAATCAACATGCACTTTACATAAACATAGCTTGCATCATGAAATCATACACAGCACCAACAAGAGCATCTCACTTACctaaacacaaaaatttaaaagtttactcctaaaaagaaaaaggatacttttattcctaaaaagaaaaaggatattgGATTCAAGGGGAACCCCCAAGGAAAAGAACCAAGATTGACTTAGTGTAGACATAACCGAAAAATTATATgagaataaaaaaagagtaaaCTTAACAATAGAATAAATTAAAGGTTTGTACAATCAATTGATAGAAACCTAGGGTTATGTCAATACGGACAATTATATTACATTatagaacttcattggttaggttatttatttttatttttggttcatGGGATTAATGATATGACTTTGGCCTTCTGTACCTCAAATTAATTATCTAACTTATCCCCACAACTACATCTTTGAGTGAAAATGCAAGAACTAAGGTAAATGTTTTTATATTCATCCCATACTAAACCAAATAGGGTGCATAAGTATATTAATACCCTATGTGAAAATTATAAGATCATTCTATGAAGATTACAAtactattctattcatcccatgtTCTACGCTACCATCCATCCTTCTGGGTTCATTATGGAGTTATATCATGGGTTCTAAGGGACATGAACCCTTGAAATAATTATATTAaggattaaaaaattaataaaaacccataaccaaatacattcaaaaaaaatagcactcatgttcttggccttatcCGTGGAGAAGGGTGTTTAATCGATTatagacataaccgtaatcataataaattaatacatgttaaaatccttAATAAACCATAGTaatggaataaaaaccctaattaatGCTTTCTCCAGCCTCCCTTCAGGTCCCAAGGTCGTCAAAGGTGTGAAACATAACAACTatgtgtcctatttatagtaggaaCACAAATGCCGATTTTGACATAAGGGCGTGCCACGCTAATATCGCGCTATGTAGGCCATGTGGCCTACCAAAAATATGGAGGCACACTGAAATTTGACATCAACAAAGTTCCAAGGGCATGCCACATCCTAATCGTGGCACCCTGGCAATGTGGCACGTCAAGGACATCAAAACATGTAACTTTGATCAAACATCGTCCATAGCTTTTGTCCTTTAAGTCCAAGCTTTGTGGAATTGTTTCCATGTGATTTCCATCTTTTTTAACATACCTTTATAATCATGTGAAACTTACCAATATTCCTACAACATCAAACACCACACATTAGCAATCAAAATATCATACAAATCAAGATGATAAACTAGTATAGGGATATAGCTCAAGCTAAAAGTACTAGCTTTTGTCCCTTGATTCTTAACTTCATGTTTTGACTCTTTATTCACTAtgaaaacactttgaacattaaatttacataaaataacaCTTATAAGTTTATTTATACAAAGAATTACTCATTAAGAATAAGAGAAGTCCTTTAAACTAAGCTAATTAAGCCCGGATAACAatactgaggtgcataaatccacctcagattaGTGAGGTGGCTTATTATTTAGACTTAACCCCATATTTTGATGTTCTATATATGGTTTTTtacatttttctctattttggagaTACATTCTTGATTTATCTCACATGCTTAGATGTGATTCAGTTCAGTTGGATAAGTGATCGACCTTTGTCGAGGAGCCTTTTCTCATATTGGCTAGTGATTCAGGCGGTTGTGCACTAGAGAGATCCCATTttttatggttattgtaggcacCACCAAATAGAGGAGTCTACTTGGTAGATCGAGAGAGAAATACAGACCTAGTATCCTTACCTAtttgaggcttcaggtacatcctaatcctttagttttgaagatgaaattttaTTTAGTAGCAGATATTTTACTTACCCTCTaggccattttatattttttttacatatttttcacTATAGATCTTTCCTATAGCCGTTCCAAGTCATTTCTAACTTGTGGGAACTAACAATTTGATTATCGGGcagtttatttagtttttagaaccaatttctTATTTAAAGCCTTTGTTGGTTCAAATAGGCTATCAGGGTAAAACATTAATCAAATGATCTCGTATGCTAATTCTAACTCTTCTAACAACTCTAGAACACCGACTTTAGGCTAGAAGGACTATTCATTTGGGTCTCGAGgcttttaaacttattttaggATATTGGCCGGAAGTTTCGAGAAATGTCTCATgggtgtgggccccacttttaaTAGAAATAATCTCAAATAGAAATTTTTACTGCATCATTTattctgaaatatcaaatttgatagggtagcatagctCATTTACATATAAGGCATTTCAAATGGATCTCAAGGTGTTGGCGAAGAgttggaaaaattccaagtcttaaAGGTTTGGTGCACCGCTTAGGTTCCATTTTGGGCCGATTAAGCGAAGGGTGCGCTAAAGCGACTACCTTATTGGTTAAGCTAAACCCCAATCACTTAAGTGATAGCTACTTAGTGGTTCCCGATCAAATGTTAAGTGCCACTAAAAAAATAATAGGTCGCTTAAGCGATGACCACTTAAGTTGCCCAGTGTCCACGTTAGCGGTAGCACCTGTGAAGGCTTTAAGAACCCCACTTAGcctaatttttatcattttcaccTATTATCTTGAATGTTGAAccctaaaagtaaaaaaaattaggagAATCATTTGTGGATGATTTTGGATCTTTGATGGAGTTAATATACAcgtttcttcttcaaatttgtgataagcttCCATCAATTTTGGGATTAAATCCTTTATCTTTTCCTAAATCCCTAGAATCTTTATGGCTTGATTATAGTACTATTAGAATACGGAATTCacctatttttagggtaaatttttcttgagcatagagggatgttGTGTGAGTTTTGAAAGTGTGTTCCACGAATGGGCCCCACATAAGATTTTTAAGTGACTTTAAACCAAAAGCgcaatagtgcaatataggtataattattttcattttggcaagtatattgtgattttgatagcatgaatCTTGCAAAAGTTTCTTAGAAGGGAAAAATAATGGtttaggctaggtttaccttcttcatagattgagttattttgtaGTATGATTATTATATAATGCTAGATATGGTATAggatttaggtgttggaggtATGATTGACAATATATGGGTTAGTTGTAttatttaggctatcttgaaattgtaatttaggcataattgaattagtttctcataatttaggtaaaatttttatcttagggataattgtgGGTTATTTAACATCTATAAATGGATTTATATACCATATCCTAGTCTGAGGTAGAAGTTTTCTTAAAATGGATTTTGGAGAGTAGAAATGGGCCCCTCTCGCCTAACTTATGCCATGATTTGTGGTAGTTCTTGTAAACCTTTATATGGTTGCTAtacattttgaaatatttattattggATTTTGGGGAGATCAGATACTTAATGGTTATGATGACTTTGGTATTTGTAGTTGATACTAATTTTGATTAAGACTAATAGGTTATTAATATTCATAATATGAGCTCTAGTTCACGTTTGGCAATTAATGTTATGATATTTACAATTGATTTCCATTTTAAGTCCAATGATTGGTGGTGATATTAATGATATAGGTTTCAGTTCAAGTCtgacaattgatgatgatattgataatatgagttcggATTCAAATCTAATAAATGATAATAACGATAATGGTGCTATTGATTTTGGGTATGAGTCTGGCACTGAGAGTTATTTATAATATGCTATGGTATGAATAGTTTTTTGGCTATGGCATGATAGTCGGTAATTTATTGttatttggttatttactttcctttgattgcACTTTCCAAGCTTAACAAGGCCTGCGTTGGGTTATTTTtctgcacttattggcttatcAAGGCCAATTTAGTAGCTATTATTGTGTGATATTTACGTTATTACTTtgaaatcatttatatatttatgcacaGTAGTGTTGcagcttatttctaggtttttccttttaccttgacttagcttatttatctaaCATTTTATCGCattcatatcatgatttagctcagttaatCGATAATGCCTACTAAGTACTCACAGTTTTTACACTTAtgctacacttctgtaccttttagTGCAGATCCAACTACTAGTATCTATTTCTAATGTGATGATTGTGATGAGTTAGATTTCAGAAAAAGGGTGAGCTAAGGCTGAAATCTCAGGTTTAACCCAGAAAGTTGAATCACATGCTACTATGATCAAGAACTTAGAGTAGCAATTTGTCCAAATGTTAGCAACCTTAAATCAGCGGCAGCGTATCACACTCCCTAGAAATAAAGTTTAGAATCCTAAGAACAATAGTTACTATATTTCCATCACCACTCAAAGTGTTAAGACAATAATTGATCACCCTATACTGTGGTCGGTGAGTCAAAGACTGATAGTGTTGATGTTGATAAGATACCTAAAGCAGAGATAGAGAAATTGATAGATAATGATAAAAGTATTAAATATGATAGAGGAAATAGGAAGATGGTCGAGCCTATGTTAAAGATTATACCATATCCTTCTCCTCTTTTTTCATAGTGgttaagaaagaaacaaaagaaagggaaatatcaaaaatttttatCGTTGTTGAAAGAATTATCTATAAATATTCCACACATAGAGTCATTGGAATATAAGCTAGGCTACTGTAAATACCTTGATAGAGTTTTCCTAGTATGAAAGTTGAAAAAACTCAAGGTGGGGTGGTGTCCAATGAAAATAAGGTGTTTCATGGTTTAGTTGTGATTTGTGGTGTAGACTATGGTAATTTTGTGTTTGATAGTGAATGGTTGGGTGTTTTAGGATCTCATATGAAGTGTTGGGATGACAAATGTTTTCTTAGGACTCTTGTTATAGAGTTTTCCGCATTGGGATAAAATTAGAATATCTTAACTGAAGGTTTGTATTATCAAAAAGAGGgtatatttttctttcccttgAGTTTTTATTCAAGGAGTGCTACAACGGTCAGATAATCATTGTAGCAATACTATT is a genomic window containing:
- the LOC107868673 gene encoding uncharacterized protein LOC107868673; the protein is MYLKDMVTKKVKQLDVDTITLIMECNSVVLQKIAMKCKESGSFTLLIQIGDSPVVHALYNLGECINLMLLSMLNTLGVGKLRPCSVLLQMDDRKIVHLEGIIEDVLIKVDGKSEYWKSKLRNMKNINYGVPKPS